In Pseudoliparis swirei isolate HS2019 ecotype Mariana Trench chromosome 11, NWPU_hadal_v1, whole genome shotgun sequence, a genomic segment contains:
- the btbd7 gene encoding BTB/POZ domain-containing protein 7 produces MGANGSSYPHSCSPRIGGNAQAQQTFIGTSSYSQHGYGWESKLYSLEHGHERPADRKKKSLGLATLKRRFIKRRKSNRSADHARQMRELLSGWDVRDANALVEEYEGTAALKELSFQASLARAEAPSLQRDLAALYQHKYCTDVDLIFQGTCFPAHRAILAARCPFFKTLLSTSPGYGAEVLMDIETAGIDVPMFSALLHYLYTGEFGVGGAEDTRLQNVDVLVQLSEEFGTPNCLEADMKGLFDYMCYYDALLSFSSDSEMIESCNERGPAAAAPAVGSAGPGTPDEDLRAHKAILSARSPFFRNLLQRRIRTGEEMTERTLQTPTRIVLDESIIPRRYVQVILHCMYTDAVELGLVLRGSPSAGSLGEVQALVSGGRGASTRTEEAMELYHIALFLEFSMLAQGCEDIVVESLSLDSLVPILKWSSQPYGSKWVHRQAMHFLCEEFSQVVTSDVLYELGKEHLLCAIQSDYLQASEQDILKYVVKWGEQQLIKRMADREPNLLSGTAHSVNKRGVKRRDLDVEELKEILSPLLPFIRTEHILPPNSDVLADALKRGLISTPPSDMLPTAEGGKANAWLRQKSAGIYVRPRLFSPYVEEAKSVLDEMMVEQTDLVRLRLVRMSNVPDTLYMVNNAVPQCCHMINHQQMASNSTTAPSVVANEIPVPQLSVVKEMIRRLQELRHTDQVQRAYALNCGEGATVSYELQLRVLREFGLADGATELLQNPYKFFPDERFGDESPILALRQVGRCRVNSSPAMGSMFTELEGVVGFHPPLPPPPPPYHPPATPSHAQLKGAWRPRVPMPAPTRSFSYPCNRTLIQRHAAAKHGSSDYSSVPRPQPPDCTNPQAMGRALLIDQQAMSMEPVMREFMPDIALGVSVMSLREQHMAELDREGPHGQVGPPGHHLPHGPCPSARHGHGPGHGPGHGHSCKRHAPEPKLEPQAEFPDLYDFSRRPTTPTSTHPLPSFAGPDLYSHSCTPSSSYPPPYISESQSQGRQQGRTAPDPLRLDVLSMTSQRHDGVPQPGAQPRMGHIPRGRSNETDLTHGLGHLRPPSGNMDSYEERHTGPREAPEEMVLAGESLGPGSLQQPHSVTEEIARDRRSPSKPDYPYKKSAL; encoded by the exons ATGGGCGCTAATGGGTCCAGCTATCCACACTCATGCTCCCCACGCATCGGGGGAAATGCACAGGCGCAGCAGACTTTCATAG GGACCTCGTCCTACTCGCAGCACGGATATGGCTGGGAGTCGAAGCTTTACAGTCTGGAGCACGGACACGAGCGGCCCGCGGACCGGAAGAAGAAGAGCCTCGGTCTGGCGACCCTCAAGCGGAGGTTCATCAAAAGGAGGAAGTCCAACCGCTCGGCGGATCACGCGCGGCAGATGCGGGAGCTTCTGTCGGGGTGGGACGTCCGAGACGCAAACGCCCTGGTGGAGGAATACGAGGGCACGGCGGCTCTCAAGGAGCTGAGCTTCCAAGCCAGCCTCGCACGCGCTGAAGCGCCCAGCCTGCAGCGGGACCTGGCCGCCCTCTACCAGCACAAGTACTGCACAGATGTGGACCTCATCTTCCAAGGGACTTGCTTCCCAGCTCACCGGGCCATCCTGGCCGCCCGCTGCCCCTTCTTCAAGACCCTGCTGTCGACGTCCCCTGGCTACGGAGCCGAGGTTCTCATGGACATCGAGACGGCCGGCATCGACGTCCCCATGTTCTCCGCCTTGCTTCACTACCTGTACACTGGGGAGTTTGGGGTGGGCGGGGCGGAGGACACCAGGCTGCAGAACGTGGACGTGCTGGTGCAACTCAGCGAGGAGTTCGGTACCCCCAACTGCCTGGAGGCGGACATGAAGGGCCTGTTTGACTACATGTGTTACTACGACGCCCTGCTCAGCTTCTCCTCCGACTCTGAGATGATAGAAAGCTGCAACGAGCGAGGgcccgcggcggcggcgccggccgTGGGCTCGGCGGGCCCCGGGACCCCGGACGAGGACCTTCGGGCTCACAAAGCCATCCTCTCGGCACGTTCTCCTTTCTTCCGGAACCTTTTGCAGAGGCGCATCCGCACAGGAGAGGAAATGACGGAGCGCACGTTGCAGACGCCGACCCGCATCGTGCTGGACGAATCCATTATCCCACGGAGATACGTGCAGGTGATTCTCCACTGCATGTACACGGACGCGGTGGAGCTCGGGCTGGTGCTGCGGGGCAGCCCCTCGGCGGGCAGCCTCGGCGAGGTGCAAGCCCTGGTGTCCGGGGGCCGGGGGGCGAGCACACGCACCGAGGAGGCCATGGAGCTGTACCACATCGCTCTATTCTTGGAGTTCAGTATGCTTGCGCAAG GCTGCGAGGACATCGTTGTGGAAAGCCTGTCTCTGGACTCGCTCGTCCCCATCCTGAAGTGGAGCTCCCAGCCGTATGGCTCCAAGTGGGTCCACAGGCAGGCCATGCACTTCCTCTGTGAGGAATTCAGTCAGGTTGTCACTTCAGATGTCCTCTACGAGCTCGGCAAGGAGCACCTTCTGTGCGCAATTCAGTCTGACTACCTTCAG GCGAGCGAACAGGACATTCTCAAGTATGTTGTTAAGTGGGGCGAGCAGCAGCTTATTAAGAGGATGGCAGACAGGG agccaaaccttttgagCGGCACAGCCCACAGTGTCAACAAGAGgggagtgaagaggagggaccTGGACGTGGAGGAGTTAAAGGAgatcctgtctcccctcctgccCTTCATCCGAACTGAGCACATCTTACCTCCCAACAGCGACGTCCTCGCTGACGCG CTTAAAAGAGGTCTGATAAGCACCCCTCCCTCAGATATGCTGCCCACAGCTGAGGGGGGGAAAGCAAATGCCTGGTTACGGCAGAAGAGCGCTGGCATCTATGTGCGTCCCCGCCTCTTCTCTCCCTATGTGGAGGAGGCTAAG TCTGTGCTTGATGAAATGATGGTGGAGCAGACGGACCTGGTGCGTTTGCGATTGGTGCGAATGTCAAACGTCCCAGACACGCTCTACATGGTCAACAACGCTGTGCCTCAGTGCTGTCACATGATCAACCACCAGCAAATGGCAAGCAACTCAACCACAGCGCCGTCGGTTGTGGCCAATGAAATTCCAG TGCCTCAGCTGTCCGTGGTAAAGGAGATGATCCGGAGGCTGCAGGAACTGCGGCACACCGACCAGGTCCAGAGAGCGTACGCCCTGAACTGTGGTgaaggtgccaccgtcagctaCGAGCTGCAGCTGCGGGTGCTGAGGGAGTTCGGTCTGGCAGACGGAGCCACGGAACTACTGCAG aACCCGTACAAGTTCTTCCCTGATGAACGGTTCGGAGATGAGAGTCCGATCCTGGCTCTACGCCAAGTGGGTCGTTGTCGGGTAAACAGCAGCCCAGCCATGGGTAGCATGTTCACAGAGCTCGAAGGGGTCGTTGGCTTTCACCCTCCCCtacctcctccgcctcccccaTACCACCCCCCTGCTACACCCAGCCATGCTCAGCTCAAGGGTGCCTGGCGTCCTCGTGTGCCCATGCCGGCCCCGACCCGGTCCTTCTCCTATCCCTGCAACCGCACCCTGATCCAGCGCCATGCCGCCGCTAAGCATGGCAGCTCAGACTACTCCTCTGTGCCCAGGCCCCAGCCCCCAGACTGCACCAACCCGCAGGCTATGGGCCGGGCTTTGCTTATTGACCAGCAagcg ATGAGCATGGAGCCTGTCATGAGGGAGTTCATGCCTGACATTGCATTGGGGGTCTCTGTCATGTCCCTGAGGGAGCAGCACATGGCAGAGTTGGACAGGGAAGGCCCTCACGGGCAAGTGGGCCCCCCAGGCCACCATCTGCCTCACGGGCCCTGCCCTTCTGCCCGCCACGGCCACGGCCCCGGCCACGGCCCCGGACATGGCCATTCATGCAAGAGACACGCTCCTGAACCCAAGTTGGAGCCTCAAGCCGAATTCCCTGACCTGTATGACTTCTCCCGTCGACCTACGACCCCGACCTCCACTCACCCTCTGCCGTCCTTTGCAGGACCAGACCTCTACAGCCACAGCTGCACTCCCTCCAGCTCTTATCCACCCCCCTATATTTCTGAGTCTCAGTCCCAGGGCCGCCAGCAGGGACGGACCGCTCCAGACCCACTACGTCTGGATGTCCTTAGTATGACCTCTCAGAGGCACGATGGAGTCCCCCAACCCGGGGCCCAACCTAGGATGGGACACATCCCACGGGGGCGATCAAATGAGACAGATTTGACTCACGGTTTAGGACATTTACGGCCTCCCAGTGGAAACATGGACAGCTATGAGGAGAGGCACACGGGACCCAGAGAAGCCCCGGAGGAGATGGTTCTAGCTGGGGAATCATTGGGCCCGGGGTCCCTCCAGCAGCCTCACAGTGTCACCGAGGAGATCGCCAGAGACCGCAGGTCACCCAGCAAGCCCGACTACCCGTATAAGAAATCTGCACTTTAA